Proteins encoded together in one Methanobrevibacter sp. V74 window:
- a CDS encoding transposase, translating to MPSEAQVYEYLSRYSPNQYNNISNSFFKLFLKLNKNRKSDWIVDATPVACDINILKKYVSPEHLEKLDLDMGFSTTKGYYIGFKVTLVLEKDSLCPISVIIHSGAKNDSKIFDEVLEELSRRRLLKKRQVILFDKGYYSMENYINAINKYNVVAVIFPRIYFTIEKFKMRECPHHWIYFTMKIL from the coding sequence GTGCCGAGTGAAGCACAGGTTTATGAATACTTGAGTCGTTATTCTCCTAATCAATACAATAATATTAGCAACAGCTTTTTCAAATTGTTCCTTAAGCTAAATAAGAATCGTAAAAGTGATTGGATTGTTGATGCAACTCCAGTAGCTTGTGATATTAATATTCTAAAGAAATACGTGAGTCCCGAACATCTTGAAAAATTAGATTTAGATATGGGTTTTTCAACCACTAAAGGCTATTATATAGGATTTAAAGTCACTTTAGTCTTAGAAAAAGATTCATTATGCCCCATTTCTGTAATTATCCATTCTGGTGCGAAAAATGATAGTAAAATTTTTGATGAAGTTTTAGAAGAATTGAGTAGAAGGCGTTTACTCAAAAAAAGACAAGTAATTCTTTTTGATAAAGGGTATTACTCCATGGAAAACTATATTAACGCGATTAACAAGTATAACGTTGTTGCAGTCATATTTCCTCGCATTTACTTCACTATTGAAAAATTTAAGATGCGCGAATGTCCACATCATTGGATATATTTTACGATGAAAATACTTTAG